Within Eremothecium cymbalariae DBVPG#7215 chromosome 3, complete sequence, the genomic segment AATGGCGGTTTACAGTGATACAATAACCAACCgtttgaaaaatgggaTACCGTTGCCAGATATTTATGTACCGTTTAGCTGGTATGACTGGGCAGATCTTTCGATCTTAAATGATTTCATTGATCTTCCTCAGAACGAGAAGCCGAATCATACATGGGTTGTGAATGATTACTTTTCGGTAGAACAGCTTTTCCACTATGAGCAAAAGTTTGGGCGCAGGTTATTTGATCAAGATCGTAATAGGGGTCTCGCTTGCTAccattttaataaaaatagtGGAAGTGTATTATTAAATCATGTGGATAATGTTGCTGGTAATTATTGCGAAACAAGCCAGAATCCACTTTTGCCGGGATTTCAATGCTTTTCTATACTCCCCACGGCGAGACCAGAAGTGTATCGGTTGCAGGCTAGATCCAAACTTTATTCGGATGGTCCGATACCCGTATCCCTTGTATTCTTGAACCGGAACGGCCCTGCTATTCAAGTGCAAGTTAACAATTCTTCGCCATTGCACGAAGACGGTACGCCAAGAAATCTATTGTTTAATGGTTTGCTAGAAGAATACTTCAAACGCCAAATTAAACAGtatccaaatattccagATGGAGACTTCACCTTTGACCATCTTGAGCCATTTGTAGATATGATTTCGAATAACACCAAGAAGTACTCGGAGGAGCCATTAAAATCGCCGGAATACCGGTTAGAGCTCGATCCCTCTGACTTTGAGTTTAATGCTGTCGAAAAGGTGCGCGAATTAGAGGCGAATTATGAAAAGCTAAACCAACACCAAAGGAATTATCTAGCCTCCTTAAGGAATTCACTACACATACATTTTGCTGATTGTGAGAAGTTTTTCAGAGAGGCCAGAGACAGTACCAACTATGTGCATCTTGGGCATCATTTTGATGCTCGTTTTTTCCATGGAATAGTAGAAGACACCGAAATGCGGGCTCGTTTGGATGCGATTGTCCGGGCATGGCTGTCATTCACTATGAATAATAATTTAACCTCATGGCTATCTCATGGAACTTTGTACGGTTGGCTATATAACGGGTTAGCGTTCCCATGGGATCGAGATCATGATATGCAGATGCCAATCACGCATCTAAACAAACTTGCAGAGTTTTATAATCAATCAGTAGTGGTTGAGGATCCTCGATTCGGCAATTCCAGATATTTTATCGATGTCACTTCATCCATAACCTCACGAGTGCATGGAAATGATAGAAACAACATAGATGCAAGATTCATCGACGTTGATTCGGGTCtttatattgatattacGGGATTAAGTGTATCAAGTGAGGCTATAGATGACGATTTCAACTGGTTGGCTGAAAAGTTCAGACGAGAATACAATGCATCCACCCCTTTTTATTCTGATCCAAGTTTCATGCCTGGAATTACGAATTTAACCCCTCTCCAGTTGTTAGAGAAGGAGATGAAGGAGCAAGGTGGCAACGTCAGCCTGGATCGCTATGAATTTCTAACCAATCtagatgaagaaattaataGCTCCAGTGGTGTTTATGAAGACTTAACGATTGAACAACGCTATAGTCTTAATAAAAACATTCAAGTTTACAATTGTAGGAACAGACATTTTAATACCTTTTGGGAGCTTTCACCTTTGAGGTTGACGCTTTTCCACGGTATGCCTGCATACGTACCAAATATGCCTGTCAAGATTCTAAAATCTGAGTACCGTGTTCCTAAAGAATACGGAGCATTGGATTTCGAAGGTAAAGAATTCATACCAGAATTGAGATTATGGCTTGATTCTGAGGAGGTGAACAGAGCTACTAATTTCGATGGCACGTCATCGAATGCACAACACTGTATTCCACGTACGCATCTAGGTAAGCTCTCACACCTGGAATTCAAAGAGGTATTACAAAACATAGCATCCCTTCCTGAACTTGAGGATATACTGAGTGTAATATGGAATACAAATAAACTTACTGCAATTAGGCAGAAGGAAATAGAGTTGAT encodes:
- the MNN14 gene encoding Mnn14p (similar to Ashbya gossypii AFR416C); translated protein: MLRYRRSPVVVFICSITISFYLILLLSSAEKLHAARSVLMIEDESGANYLQAIWESSKALVVGDDGEFRQSDSNKYLPTVVSPRNYLVRDDILSVVPDKTLNPETIASFYMNWRFQTKVEYRMPYRLVKNFLARASNAAQKIDVLSALFSSKTGDIRDRKGSIISKGYYKDDNGKNNNSSSLATEFLLKTYDYDPRLTMAVYSDTITNRLKNGIPLPDIYVPFSWYDWADLSILNDFIDLPQNEKPNHTWVVNDYFSVEQLFHYEQKFGRRLFDQDRNRGLACYHFNKNSGSVLLNHVDNVAGNYCETSQNPLLPGFQCFSILPTARPEVYRLQARSKLYSDGPIPVSLVFLNRNGPAIQVQVNNSSPLHEDGTPRNLLFNGLLEEYFKRQIKQYPNIPDGDFTFDHLEPFVDMISNNTKKYSEEPLKSPEYRLELDPSDFEFNAVEKVRELEANYEKLNQHQRNYLASLRNSLHIHFADCEKFFREARDSTNYVHLGHHFDARFFHGIVEDTEMRARLDAIVRAWLSFTMNNNLTSWLSHGTLYGWLYNGLAFPWDRDHDMQMPITHLNKLAEFYNQSVVVEDPRFGNSRYFIDVTSSITSRVHGNDRNNIDARFIDVDSGLYIDITGLSVSSEAIDDDFNWLAEKFRREYNASTPFYSDPSFMPGITNLTPLQLLEKEMKEQGGNVSLDRYEFLTNLDEEINSSSGVYEDLTIEQRYSLNKNIQVYNCRNRHFNTFWELSPLRLTLFHGMPAYVPNMPVKILKSEYRVPKEYGALDFEGKEFIPELRLWLDSEEVNRATNFDGTSSNAQHCIPRTHLGKLSHLEFKEVLQNIASLPELEDILSVIWNTNKLTAIRQKEIELMYDDNLDGKKKADMLARFQNLFEFGVYKDVFQERMERNIWTHMLLHSEVPFHEILKSIMSRKEDLFHELFRWNSHFASREVNWNLNGTDESEDQSTSDINLNSFGKQFFIMGHLQYNGIFDADAIDKGQSLEEVYHTEDENKYKELYQSRVLNEEKQRMEQEEKLLKEEERKKKEEEAQKMKEEYNRQKEAQLQLKQKELESKEDDLRKKESDLRMKEEHEKIKQEELRKKEKELDVKEEQVKE